DNA sequence from the Planctomycetia bacterium genome:
GGTTGATGTCGATCGCAGGGTAGACCCGCTTGTCCACCAGCCGCCGGTCGAGCACGATCTCCAGATTTCCCGTCCCTTTGAACTCCTCGAAGATCACGTCGTCCATCTTGCTGCCGGTGTCCACCAGCGCCGTGGCGATGATCGTCAGCGAGCCCCCTTCCTCGACCTTGCGGGCGCTGCCGAAAAACCGCTTCGGCCGCTGCAGGGCGCCGGCATCGACGCCACCGGAAAGAATTTTCCCTGAGCTCGGCACCTCGGAGTTCCAGGCCCGGGCGAGCCGGGTGATCGAGTCGAGGAAGATGACCACGTTGCAGCCGCACTCGACGAGCCGCTTGGCCTTCTCGATCACCATCTCCGCGACCTGGATGTGCCGGGCGGGGTTCTCGTCGAACGTGGAGCTGATCACCTCGCACGACGGCCCGCGGACCTGTCGCTCCATGTCGGTGACCTCCTCGGGCCGCTCGTCGATGAGGAGCATGAACACATAGGCATCGGGATGGTTGGCGAGCACCGCCTTGGCCATCTTCTGCAGCAGCACCGTCTTGCCGGCCCGCGGCGGGCTGACAATCAGGCCGCGCTGGCCGAAGCCGATCGGCACGATCAGGTCGACGACCCGCATCGCGACCTCTTCCGGCGTCGTCTCGAGCACGATCCGCGCGTCGGGATGGAGCGGCGTCAGGTCGTCGAAGAACTTCCGGGCGGAGAGCTTGGCCGGATCCTCGCCATTGATCGCCTCGACCCGCAGCAGGGCGAAGTAGCGCTCGCTCTCCTTCGGCGGCCTGATCTGGCCGGCGACGGTCATGCCGTTGCGCAGGCCGAAGCGGCGGACCTGGCTTGGCGACACGTAGATGTCGTCGGGGCACGACAGGTAGTGGGCTTCGGGGCTGCGCAGGAAGCCGAACCCGTCGGGAAGAATCTCCAGCGTCCCCTCGCCGAACATCAGCCCGTTGAGCTTCACCCGCTCACGCAGGATCCGGAACACGAGGTCGTGCTTTTTCTCTCCTTCGACCTCGCCGATGTTCTGCTGGCGGGCAAGATCGAGGAGTTCCGCCATGCCCAACTTCTGCAGGCTGGCGATCTGGGCGTCGGATCGCTTCAACGACTCGTAGTGGGCCGAGATGTCGATGCCGTCACGGAACTCGGCCGCAATCTCTTCCGCGAGGGACATGGGCTCGGAATCGTCGAGGCCGGGATCGTCCGCTGACTGGGGTGGGTCGGATGGTGCCATGGCGGGGCCTGGGGTGGGAGCCGATGCTCCCGGACAAGGCTTGGGAATCAAACGGAAGCTCGCCGGGCGGGAGCATGCCGCGGCGGGTCGGATGGTGAAGGGCAGCGAGCGAGGAGCGAGGGGCGGGGACGGGAAGGCGCGGGAAGATTGCAGCTCGAAGGGTCTCCGGGTCAATCCGGGAGACCCGCCCAGATGCGATCGACCTGTTGGCGAGTATAGGCTGCGTCGCCGGAAGCATCCACGGCGAGCAGCTGCCCCGCGACGACCGGCCCGCCAGCGGCCCCTGCCTCCCAGGCCCGTTCGCGGGCCGCCACGTGGTCCGCGGGCCAGCCCCGGCCGGCAAGACGGCTGCCCCGGACCTGTTCGTCGCACTCCACGGCCACGATGAGGTCGCAGGTCGCCGCCCACCCGGATTGGACGAGCAGGGGCACATCGAGCACGGTGACGCGGCGGCCGCCGCCCGCCTCTTCCTCGCGGCGCAGGGCGTGGAGCCGGGCCTCGATCCGGCGGCGGACCCGGGGATGGACGATCGCCTCCAGGTCGCGGAGCGCCGCGGCGTGGGCAGCGGTCGTTCCGAAGACCCGTTCGGCGAGGGCCGGGCGGCGGACATGCCCAGCGGCGTCGAGCACCCCGGCACCGAACCGGGCCACGATTTCGGCGCGGGCGTCCGACTCCGCG
Encoded proteins:
- the rho gene encoding transcription termination factor Rho; amino-acid sequence: MSLAEEIAAEFRDGIDISAHYESLKRSDAQIASLQKLGMAELLDLARQQNIGEVEGEKKHDLVFRILRERVKLNGLMFGEGTLEILPDGFGFLRSPEAHYLSCPDDIYVSPSQVRRFGLRNGMTVAGQIRPPKESERYFALLRVEAINGEDPAKLSARKFFDDLTPLHPDARIVLETTPEEVAMRVVDLIVPIGFGQRGLIVSPPRAGKTVLLQKMAKAVLANHPDAYVFMLLIDERPEEVTDMERQVRGPSCEVISSTFDENPARHIQVAEMVIEKAKRLVECGCNVVIFLDSITRLARAWNSEVPSSGKILSGGVDAGALQRPKRFFGSARKVEEGGSLTIIATALVDTGSKMDDVIFEEFKGTGNLEIVLDRRLVDKRVYPAIDINRSGTRREEMLLKPDDFRRICVLRRVLGDMNPTDAMELLVNRLTKTQSNAQFLASLKPQGHA